The Ziziphus jujuba cultivar Dongzao chromosome 1, ASM3175591v1 genome segment aaaaaaaaaaaaaaaaaaaaaaaaaaaaaaaaccatccagAACTCTCCTCAGTTTCTAGTTAACAAAGGTGTTGATTCTCATATATGTGTTAATTTGTGGTAATAGTGTAGGGATCAAGCTAGTTAGAAGCAGAAACTTTCGTTTAAGGAATGGAAGCTGCTTCTTGTTAATTAATGCTTAACTTGGCCGATACTGTCCAACTATAATTCTGTAATAGAGATGAACACAAACTATGAAAAAACTTTGTTTCTTGAATGAGTAAAACCTAGTACATATCTATACGGGTGTTACAAGGATAAATACATGAAACCATATATATCTAAACTACAACAAAAAGTTGTTACCAATAACTTTAAGACAAGTGGGGAGTATAATCTACTATGCCCCCTCAAGTTTAGTGGTCATTCTTGAAGACCAAGCTTGGACTTGTATGCAAGAAAGGGTTTGTGTGAAAGTGGCTTTGTCAGAATATTTGCCATATGATCTCCACTACTAAACATGAGCAATGTGCAATGATCCTGAAGCAACCCTTTCACGTGCAAAGTGAAAATCAGCATCTACATGTTTCATCTTGGAATGAAACAGTGGATTGAAGCATAAGTAGGAGGCACCAAGATTGTCACTATATAGCATAGGTGAAGATTGAAGAATGACACCCAGCTCCTTCAGTGGTGACTCTTTCCAACATAGCTTAGCTATGTCGTATGCTAATGCTTGGTATTCAGCTTCGGTTGAAGATTTGGATGCCAACTTCCGCTTCTTAGATGTCCAAGAAATTGGATTAccaccaagaaaaacaatgtaAGCTGTAGTTAAACATCTATCGTCAATGATCGTCCACCTAATCAGCGTCTGAAAAGGCTTACGTGCAAAATAAGAGAAGTTGAACGTTTTAAAAAGAATCCAAGATTGCTTGTTCCTTTGAGATAATGCAACAAACATTTAACTGCACGCCAGGGAATATCAGTTGGCTTGTGCATGAACTGGGCAAGCTTGTTAACAGGAAAGGCTATGCTTGGCTGAGTGATGGATAGACACTGTAAGCATCCAACAACCCGCCTATATTTGGTTTCACTTGGAAGGCCGGATCCAACATGGACAAACAGCAATCCAGAAGGTGACTGTGGCATGGAGACTACCTTTTCTTCAACCACATTAGTCTTTTCTAGTAAATCAACTATATACTTTTTATTGAGAGAGTAACAAATCTGATTTAGATGAAAGGACCTCTACACCAAGAAAATAATGAAGATGTCCAAGATCCTTCAGAGAGAAATGGTCAGAAAGTGATTGAACAGATTCCTTTAAAAAATTAGGACTATTCTCAGTGATAATAATGTTGTCCACCTACACAGATAGATATAGTGTGCATCCATTATTATTATAGAATAAAAGTGAGGTATCCGTATAGGAATTCTTAAGACCAAACTGAAGAAGAAATCCCTTTAGTGTTGTGTTCCATGCTTGAGGTGCCTGTTTGAGTTGAGGCCACAGATGGCCTCTTTTGAGTTTACAAACACATGTTTTGAGTCAATAAATCCTTAAGGTTGATGCATGAAGACTTCTTCCTCCAGTGGTCCATTCGGGAAAGCATTATTTACATCCAAGGGATGGAATATGTCTTAGACTTGTCAAAAGTAGGTCGTTGATGGAAGCCTTTCGCCACTAAACAAGCTTTCTACCTATGAATTGAACCATGTGGGTGTCATTTTATTAGGAATATCCACTTGCTTCCAACAACATTTTGGTGAAACGAGATTTTTTGGCAGCtgtttttggtttggtttcAAGAGCTGGAGTGTGTGTAGTAGCTACAAACATGTTTATTTTAGGTTTAAAAATGTGGTTAAGGGACCGAGTTCTCACATTATAAATTATCTTAGGTGGGGATGGTGTATTCGATTGCAAGGATGATGATGCCTTATCAGAATTGCCAGCAGGGTAGGTTATTGCTTTCGGAGTCTGACGTGAAGGCTCATGAGAATGTCTATCACAAGACAGATGAGATAAGGGAGAGGTATTTTGAGTGGGGTCATATGGATTGACATGAAGGAGTCTTCACTACAACATGTTCATGTTTTTTCATAGCTCTTGATAATAGCGTTTAaaacagaataaaaataaaataaaaatgctatgtagtaaatattaaaaataggcttaaaataatataatagcaTTTGGTAATATAATAGCTTTGTAGTAAACCCATCAACATGTTCTCTTTTgtgctctttttatttttgttcaaagaAAACCCAAAGCAAACCCAAACAGTGTCTCCGTTTGTAGATTAGAGAAGCTTATAAGGCGTATAGGTTTTGGTGCTTTTCGAAATATCTTTCTTCCTCTATTTTCAGAAACCCCTGTCTCTTTCTCGTTCTCTATTTTTGTAACTTATAAATCGTaacatattttccttttctcGGTAACGAAGTCAATATAAAACTTTTCCACACACCCCCGGCGCCCCCCCcggccccccccccccccccccgccgcCGCCCGACCCCATAACCCtgtcttcctttttttcttgaTGATGATATTAACATTTGTCTTCTTCTAATCCTTGCATATTGGATTTTCTGAAATGGCAGCAGATAGAGCCGCGGACACGGGTCCCATGAAAAAGTAATgcaataatgcaaaaaaaagacGAATGTATGCAGATTATTCCAAACCAGATTTCTGGCGGCGGATAGAGCCGCGACACGGGTCTCATAAAGAAGTAATGCGATAATGCAAGAAAGCAATTTGAACGATCATTTTTAGCTTGGAACTCACTATAAATCTCACCAATTTGTTAACCACACCCTTATCTGACATTAGTTACTAAAACTACATAACCCTAGAGACGGAAAATGACTGCTGCAGGGTCTGAATGTATCCCAATTGTGGTTCTGAGCTCCTCTGTTGGCCACCGTGGCATGCCGGTTCTCGGCTTTGGAACGGCTTCCTTTAGGTCAGACTCAGATCTTTTGAAAACTGCAGTCTTGGAGGCCATCAAGCTTGGTTACCGCCATTTCGATACAGCTGCTATATATGGGTCTGAACAGGCACTTGGGGAAGCCATAGCCGAAGCTCTCAAACAGGGCCTTGTGGGTTCTCGGAACGAGCTCTTTATCACTACCAAACTGTGGTGCAGTGATGCCCATCCCAGCCTTGTTATCCCAGCTCTGAAGAAATCCCTTCAGTGAGATATTAACATACATACACTTTTCAAATTAAGACactatatttcatttatttatatttttctttctttcaaagcTTTGTGGATTATTGAGTGTGAATGAGTTTCTGTTTGGATTCCAGGAATCTTCAGCTGGAGTACCTAGATCTCTATCTTGTTCACTGGCCCTTCAGTGCCAAACCTGGAAAACTGGAATACCCTATAAAAGAGGAGGATGTTATGCCACTGGACTACAACTCTGTTTGGGCAGACATGGAAGAAAGCCAGAGACTTGGGCTTACCAGATCCATTGGAGTCAGCAATTTCACTATGAAGAAGCTTCAAAACTTGCTCTCATGCGCTAAAATCCCACCTTCTGTGAATCAGGTGAccgttcattttttttttcttttcagctcaaattatgaaaattagaTATATGGTTGATTAAATTACATTGTGTATTGGGGGGTTATAAAAAGGTGGAGATGAACCCAACATGGCAGCAGAAGAAGCTCATAGATTTCTGCAAGACCAACAATATCATAGTCACTGCCTACTCTCCACTGGGAGCCAAAGGCACAGCATGGGGATCCAATAATGTTATGGACAACCAAGTTCTGGATGACATAGCAAAGGCTCACGGAAAATCCGTTGCTCAGgttcttaaaattttcataatttgtgtACTTCCCTCTTTTGATTAGTATCTGAATAAATGAGTTAATAGAGGATGATATATGGTACTTTTTGGTTTGGAATGGCAGGTTTCTCTTAGATGGATATATCAGCAAGGAGCAACTTCAGTGCCCAAGAGCTACAGCAAGGATAGGTTGAAAGAGAACTTGGATATCTTTGATTGGGAACTTACACAAGAGGATCTTCACAAGATCAGTCAACTCCCACAGAAGAAAGTGAACCTTGATGCTCTTGGAGATGGAACTAATCCCAAGTTTCTTGAAGAACTATGGGACGGAGAGATTTAGCCAGCTCAATCTAGTGCAAATATAAACGCCTATCAGGATACCCTGCACTTTGTGCATGTCGATCCCCGATAGGATCACGAATTTTATTTCCGCCATAACTATGTAAGATCTTTCTTATGGTTGTTTTTAGTATTTGGTTTGATCATGTACATGTTTCATTTTCTCTGTTTCTGTTCTGGGGCATGAGTAAAAGTATTGTTCTTTGGGGGAAATTGCATCTTGctctataaaataaaacacatgCGGTTTGTATATGTCCCAAACTATGAAGTTTATCACTCTGTTCTATCAAAGTTTTCTCTTGTTTATCTGTACATTCTTGATTCTTGATCGGCACCAAACCGATGTGTATGTACATAATACACCCATAGCCATAAGTGGAGACTCATGGAAAATCTATCTAATAAGAAACTGACTGTgtgtatatatgaatatatatatatatatatatatgagtaatttttcttttttatagacGAGTTCATTTTGCAATTCCATAACCACTTTATACAGTCCCATTGACTTTGAATTTACCAAAACATCTGTATCTCCTTCTTCTTTTATCCTTTTGAATTAGATTTTACCTAGCCTAACCTTTTCCATTCCACCAATAGCCACCAGCAGTAAAAGGAATCACCAGCGGCATGTGGCCAGGTCAGGTC includes the following:
- the LOC107427735 gene encoding non-functional NADPH-dependent codeinone reductase 2, yielding MTAAGSECIPIVVLSSSVGHRGMPVLGFGTASFRSDSDLLKTAVLEAIKLGYRHFDTAAIYGSEQALGEAIAEALKQGLVGSRNELFITTKLWCSDAHPSLVIPALKKSLQNLQLEYLDLYLVHWPFSAKPGKLEYPIKEEDVMPLDYNSVWADMEESQRLGLTRSIGVSNFTMKKLQNLLSCAKIPPSVNQVEMNPTWQQKKLIDFCKTNNIIVTAYSPLGAKGTAWGSNNVMDNQVLDDIAKAHGKSVAQVSLRWIYQQGATSVPKSYSKDRLKENLDIFDWELTQEDLHKISQLPQKKVNLDALGDGTNPKFLEELWDGEI